In Xylanibacter ruminicola 23, a single genomic region encodes these proteins:
- a CDS encoding ATP-dependent RecD-like DNA helicase, whose product MISDEFKFRIREAMGMVPTAEQEHAIDVFSLFMTDRDDHVVMILRGSAGTGKTTLAGAIVRAMNVLKQKMILLAPTGRAAKVFALNAGHPAYTIHRRIYRQKSAGDISAFNLNFNNNRDTLFMIDEASMIANQGYGESAFGSGCLLDDLMQFVYSGQNCRMVLVGDKAQLPPVGEDESPALMSDVLRAYGLKVYECDLNQVLRQSEDSGILWNATRIRTLIDDWILPKIRFQGFADIVRVPGDELIESLATSYSRVGMDETMVITRSNKRANIYNQGIRNTVLDREDELCRGDQLMIVKNNYYWTEQSKEISFLANGDIAVVQRVRNVHELFGFRFADVTMTLPDYDNYELTATVILDSLTTESPALSREQQEQLYNAVMEDYADIPLKADRIKQLKKDKYFNALQIKFAYAVTCHKAQGGQWAHVYIDQGYMTDDMLTPDYIHWLYTAFTRATEKLFLVNWPTTQIEESTNVT is encoded by the coding sequence ATGATTAGCGACGAGTTTAAATTCCGCATTCGGGAGGCTATGGGCATGGTGCCTACGGCCGAACAAGAGCACGCCATCGACGTGTTCTCGCTTTTTATGACCGACCGCGACGACCACGTGGTGATGATTCTGCGTGGTTCGGCAGGTACGGGTAAAACCACCTTGGCGGGTGCCATCGTAAGGGCGATGAATGTGTTGAAACAGAAGATGATTCTGTTGGCCCCAACAGGCCGTGCAGCAAAGGTGTTTGCACTCAACGCTGGTCATCCGGCTTACACCATCCATCGTCGTATCTATCGTCAGAAATCGGCTGGCGATATCTCGGCCTTTAATCTGAACTTCAACAATAACCGCGATACCTTGTTTATGATAGATGAGGCATCGATGATTGCCAACCAAGGCTATGGCGAGAGCGCGTTTGGTAGCGGATGCCTGTTGGACGACCTGATGCAGTTTGTGTATAGTGGACAGAACTGTCGTATGGTGCTGGTGGGCGATAAGGCCCAGTTGCCACCTGTGGGCGAGGATGAGAGTCCGGCGCTGATGAGCGATGTGCTACGTGCCTACGGTCTGAAAGTGTACGAGTGCGACCTGAACCAGGTGCTGAGACAATCAGAGGATTCGGGTATACTTTGGAATGCTACCCGTATCAGAACGCTGATTGACGATTGGATTCTGCCCAAAATCCGATTCCAGGGCTTTGCTGATATTGTGCGTGTGCCAGGCGATGAGCTGATAGAATCGCTGGCCACCAGCTACAGTAGGGTGGGGATGGACGAGACGATGGTGATTACCCGTAGTAACAAGCGCGCTAACATCTACAATCAGGGTATCCGAAACACGGTGCTGGATCGCGAAGACGAACTGTGTCGTGGCGACCAACTGATGATTGTGAAGAACAACTATTACTGGACTGAACAATCCAAGGAGATATCGTTCCTGGCCAACGGCGATATCGCTGTGGTGCAGCGTGTGCGCAATGTTCACGAACTGTTCGGGTTCCGCTTTGCTGATGTGACGATGACGCTACCCGATTACGATAACTACGAACTCACGGCTACCGTGATTCTCGATTCGCTGACTACCGAATCGCCTGCTCTGTCGCGCGAACAACAGGAACAACTGTATAATGCGGTAATGGAAGATTATGCCGATATTCCCCTGAAGGCCGACCGCATTAAGCAACTGAAGAAAGATAAATACTTTAATGCCCTGCAGATAAAGTTTGCTTATGCCGTTACCTGTCATAAGGCGCAGGGCGGACAATGGGCGCATGTGTATATCGACCAAGGTTATATGACGGACGATATGTTGACGCCCGACTATATCCACTGGCTTTACACCGCTTTTACACGTGCTACCGAAAAACTGTTTTTGGTAAACTGGCCTACCACTCAGATAGAGGAGAGTACAAACGTAACATGA
- the cls gene encoding cardiolipin synthase has product MSWLNIIFIVYQIIAIMAVVHVIMDNRQPAKTMAWALVIYFVPVVGIVFYLFFGINHRKERYVSERSMNQLTKRSMLEFAEQQNLRLPERHKPLIDLFINQNLSLPFKDNLVDICTDGYQFIAELMEDIGKAKDHIHLDMYIFADDALGMLVADALIDKAREGVEVKVIYDDVGCWNVHHRFFERMREAGIEVRSFMPVRFPSFTSKVNYRNHRKIIVIDGLVGYIGGMNIAQRYVKGTGDMPWRDTMLRVSGGGVHALQRAFLVDWYFVDRTLLSDKKYYPRCEDINNNCLAQVVTSGPTTPYPEIMQGYVRIILGAKRYLYLETPYFLPNDSVLFALKTAALGGVDVRVICPLRSDAKFVEWASRSYLREVLEAGVQVSLYEAGFLHSKMLVCDDAITTCGSTNLDFRSFENNFEANIFFFDEGVAMRMKTIFLRDLEQSVLLKDLKKRMRNNFLVRLWESVTRMLSPLF; this is encoded by the coding sequence ATGAGTTGGCTGAATATCATATTCATAGTGTACCAGATCATTGCTATCATGGCGGTGGTACACGTGATTATGGACAACCGTCAACCTGCAAAGACGATGGCTTGGGCGCTGGTGATTTATTTTGTGCCAGTGGTGGGCATCGTCTTTTATTTGTTTTTTGGCATTAACCATCGCAAGGAGCGCTATGTGAGCGAACGTTCGATGAACCAGCTTACCAAGCGTTCGATGCTGGAGTTTGCTGAGCAACAGAACCTGCGACTGCCCGAGCGCCACAAACCATTGATTGACTTGTTTATTAACCAGAACCTGTCGCTGCCTTTTAAGGACAACCTGGTGGATATCTGTACCGATGGCTATCAGTTTATAGCCGAGCTGATGGAGGATATCGGCAAGGCCAAGGATCACATACATCTGGATATGTATATTTTTGCCGACGACGCCCTGGGCATGTTGGTGGCCGATGCCTTGATTGACAAGGCCCGTGAGGGTGTTGAGGTAAAGGTGATTTACGATGATGTGGGGTGTTGGAATGTGCACCATCGCTTTTTTGAACGGATGCGCGAGGCGGGTATCGAGGTGCGCTCGTTTATGCCTGTGCGATTCCCGTCGTTTACCAGTAAGGTGAACTATCGTAACCACCGCAAGATTATTGTGATTGATGGTCTGGTGGGCTATATCGGTGGTATGAATATTGCCCAGCGCTACGTAAAAGGTACTGGCGATATGCCTTGGCGCGACACCATGCTGAGGGTTAGCGGAGGTGGTGTGCATGCCTTACAGCGTGCGTTCCTGGTTGACTGGTATTTTGTGGATCGTACCTTGTTGTCGGATAAAAAGTACTATCCACGATGCGAGGATATCAACAACAACTGTCTGGCACAGGTGGTTACCAGCGGTCCTACCACGCCTTACCCTGAGATTATGCAGGGTTATGTGCGCATTATCTTAGGTGCCAAGCGTTATCTGTATCTCGAAACGCCTTATTTCCTGCCTAACGATTCGGTGCTGTTTGCCCTGAAAACAGCCGCTTTGGGTGGTGTGGATGTGCGAGTGATTTGTCCGTTACGCAGTGATGCCAAGTTTGTGGAGTGGGCTAGCAGGAGCTATCTGCGCGAGGTGCTTGAGGCAGGTGTACAGGTTAGCTTGTACGAGGCTGGTTTCCTGCACTCAAAAATGCTGGTGTGCGATGATGCTATCACCACCTGTGGATCAACCAATCTCGATTTCCGTAGTTTCGAGAATAACTTCGAGGCCAACATCTTCTTTTTCGACGAAGGTGTGGCTATGCGAATGAAAACCATTTTCTTACGCGACCTTGAGCAGAGTGTACTGCTGAAGGACTTGAAGAAACGCATGCGTAACAATTTCCTGGTACGCCTGTGGGAGAGTGTTACAAGGATGCTGTCGCCTCTTTTCTGA
- a CDS encoding response regulator transcription factor — translation MNKYGTILIVDDNAAILTAMRYLLDGTFEQVLTSTNPDDILKLMAQQTIDIVVLDMNFTLGVNNGNEGLFWLRTIRKQHPETPVVLLTAYADINLAVKGLKNGAADFITKPWDNDELLRKLKDVLDMQNEIVSLDEVEQEHIRRTIDHCHGNLTQAAQLLGITRQTLYNKMKRLS, via the coding sequence ATGAACAAGTACGGAACCATATTAATCGTTGATGATAACGCGGCCATCCTTACCGCTATGCGTTATCTGCTTGACGGCACTTTCGAACAGGTGCTGACCTCGACCAACCCCGATGACATTCTGAAACTGATGGCCCAGCAAACCATCGACATCGTAGTACTCGACATGAACTTTACCCTTGGTGTAAACAATGGTAACGAGGGCCTTTTCTGGCTTCGCACCATCCGCAAACAGCACCCCGAAACACCTGTGGTACTGCTCACAGCCTATGCCGACATTAACCTGGCGGTAAAGGGACTGAAGAACGGCGCCGCCGATTTTATCACCAAGCCTTGGGATAACGACGAACTGCTACGCAAACTGAAAGATGTGCTGGATATGCAGAACGAAATCGTCAGTCTCGACGAAGTGGAACAGGAGCATATCCGTCGCACCATCGACCACTGTCATGGTAATCTCACTCAAGCCGCCCAGTTGTTGGGTATCACCCGTCAGACTCTTTACAACAAGATGAAGCGACTTAGTTAG
- a CDS encoding DUF3822 family protein — protein sequence MDAKTTIIRIGRNTLSFTALDVANTVHPIDYRPYVVRGGISMSANLREAFKTGDYVDEDTAKVFIMVDTPSLLVPIEQFDENDMEALFSYSYPPGQEKRVILYNVLPDLKAVCVFAINKNLDTVIKDRFESGYNFVHALTPVWRQLHQRSFTGHRNKLYGYFNSKKLHIFSFQQNRFKFCNTFDAAHAHDALYYLMYVWKQLRLEPEHDELHILGNIPEEEWLLQELKRFLHNAYLINATAEFPDSPATGIKGMPYDLITFISRGR from the coding sequence ATGGACGCGAAGACAACAATCATACGCATAGGGCGCAACACGCTCTCATTCACCGCACTCGATGTTGCCAACACCGTGCACCCCATCGACTATCGTCCGTACGTGGTTCGCGGCGGTATCTCGATGTCGGCCAATCTGCGCGAGGCATTCAAGACAGGCGACTATGTAGACGAGGATACTGCCAAGGTTTTTATCATGGTAGATACCCCTTCGTTGCTGGTACCCATCGAACAGTTCGACGAGAACGACATGGAAGCGCTCTTTTCGTATTCGTACCCTCCTGGTCAGGAAAAGCGTGTGATACTGTACAATGTATTGCCCGACCTGAAGGCCGTTTGCGTCTTCGCCATCAACAAGAATCTGGATACGGTTATCAAGGACCGTTTTGAAAGTGGCTATAACTTTGTGCATGCCCTTACGCCTGTTTGGCGCCAACTGCATCAGCGTAGCTTTACTGGTCATCGCAACAAGCTGTATGGCTACTTCAACAGCAAAAAGCTTCATATCTTCAGTTTCCAGCAGAACCGCTTTAAGTTCTGCAACACGTTTGATGCTGCCCATGCACACGATGCTCTTTACTATCTGATGTACGTGTGGAAGCAACTGCGACTGGAACCTGAGCACGACGAACTGCATATCCTAGGCAACATACCCGAAGAAGAGTGGTTGCTGCAGGAGTTAAAGCGATTCCTGCACAACGCCTACCTGATTAATGCTACGGCCGAATTCCCCGATTCGCCCGCTACCGGCATCAAGGGTATGCCCTACGATTTAATAACCTTTATATCACGCGGACGATGA
- a CDS encoding RsmD family RNA methyltransferase, with amino-acid sequence MRIITGIYKGRHFDIPRSFKARPTTDFAKENIFNVLNSYIDFEGINALDLFSGTGSISLELVSRGCEHVVSVEMDRDHHKFITECLKKLDTDVCLPLRGDVFRYIKSCKQQFDFIFADPPYALKELPTIPGLIFEKNLLKDGGILVFEHGKEHDFSNAPHFVEHRSYGSVNFSIFRKEATASL; translated from the coding sequence ATGAGAATTATTACAGGTATCTATAAGGGGCGACATTTTGATATCCCCCGCTCGTTCAAGGCACGCCCTACCACCGATTTTGCCAAGGAGAACATTTTTAATGTACTGAACAGCTATATCGATTTCGAAGGTATCAACGCCCTCGACCTGTTTTCGGGTACTGGTAGTATCTCGCTCGAGCTGGTATCGCGTGGTTGCGAACATGTGGTAAGTGTTGAGATGGACCGCGACCATCACAAGTTTATTACCGAATGTCTGAAAAAGCTTGATACCGACGTTTGCCTGCCCTTGCGCGGCGATGTGTTCCGCTATATCAAATCGTGCAAACAGCAGTTCGACTTTATTTTTGCCGATCCCCCTTACGCACTCAAGGAACTGCCCACCATCCCTGGACTGATTTTCGAGAAGAACCTGCTGAAGGATGGCGGTATCCTGGTGTTCGAGCATGGTAAGGAGCACGATTTTTCTAACGCCCCACACTTTGTAGAGCATCGCAGCTATGGTAGCGTAAACTTTTCGATTTTCAGAAAAGAGGCGACAGCATCCTTGTAA
- a CDS encoding sensor histidine kinase, which translates to MVTLCIIIGVVLVVLVIAIVHHQHKLRLRAHLMKEAIRNQDFSFRLPTNNLLPGERAMQEALNELGENIRQQMNKNEVESWERLTRVLTHEMMNATAPITSISQSLLSRPDVKGTLLEDGIKAIYDTSRHLSDFVTNYRKMSELEKPVLSEVPLHPMLDELCKTYQQLAWTIDVPADTILKADKGMLRQILMNLIKNAIEAEATKIIIELTNQPSPNTQHPSPITLLIGNDGSPIPAENRQSLFVPFFTTKRTGSGIGLSLSRRMMIQQGGMLDLAEKNLPGCHVTFVLSSI; encoded by the coding sequence ATGGTTACCTTGTGTATTATTATAGGTGTGGTACTGGTAGTGTTGGTGATAGCCATTGTGCACCACCAGCATAAGTTGCGATTGCGTGCCCACCTGATGAAAGAGGCCATACGCAATCAAGACTTCTCGTTTCGCCTGCCCACCAACAATCTGTTACCTGGCGAGCGTGCCATGCAGGAAGCGCTCAACGAGCTGGGCGAGAATATCCGTCAACAGATGAACAAGAACGAGGTAGAATCGTGGGAGCGATTAACCCGTGTGCTTACCCACGAGATGATGAACGCCACTGCACCTATCACCAGCATCAGTCAGTCGTTACTGAGCCGTCCCGACGTAAAGGGCACACTCCTCGAAGATGGTATCAAAGCCATCTACGACACCTCGCGCCATCTGAGCGATTTCGTAACCAATTATCGTAAGATGTCGGAGCTCGAAAAGCCTGTCCTTTCCGAAGTGCCCTTGCACCCTATGCTCGACGAGCTTTGCAAAACCTATCAGCAGTTGGCTTGGACCATCGATGTGCCTGCCGATACTATCTTAAAAGCCGATAAGGGCATGCTGCGACAGATATTGATGAACCTCATCAAGAACGCCATCGAGGCCGAAGCCACCAAGATTATCATTGAACTCACCAACCAGCCATCACCTAACACCCAACACCCATCACCTATCACCCTACTTATCGGCAACGATGGCAGTCCTATCCCTGCCGAAAACCGCCAGTCGCTGTTTGTGCCATTCTTTACCACCAAGCGCACAGGTAGCGGTATCGGCTTGTCGTTAAGCCGACGAATGATGATACAACAAGGTGGCATGCTGGATCTGGCAGAAAAGAATCTACCAGGTTGTCATGTTACGTTTGTACTCTCCTCTATCTGA